A part of Aspergillus oryzae RIB40 DNA, chromosome 7 genomic DNA contains:
- a CDS encoding uncharacterized protein (predicted protein) gives MNTPAKYSSKYIRFSNNTSKVLRTPYVLVRLIRYQLLRSSYHAPVIELINHLEGRLCLVQVKELPGGHFPHGPAKDERASNRGKDNVMKGLSSLTPPIYPPQSAAYQGNLRLQHIAVLSSILHRCLLNRDYVRAGRAWGLILREEFRGNPIDVRVEGRWGIGAEILLRRDRQLSDITSGSARSVRNGQKTEASKLCFTREGFEAAKQYYERLIIQYPFRKTAPDFTSSLHFYPAMFGLWVYVTQEESNAARQDIWNRQEVAPKEDPDDAASDPESSDGSSQETQSLVADIRAIELHEAQKIAARMDEVLVSPPYSDSPELLELRGMVSLWIGDLFMSSLAHRVEDNDGFDDNDLTAGEDFQNSIQARREQRLADEKRQSEVEKAHDLFEKAKQRGKGMTSTLEDLHIDDNALFD, from the exons ATGAATACTCCAGCAAAATACTCCAGCAAGTACATACGGTTCTCCAATAACACCTccaaagtactccgtactccgtacgtactAGTAAGACTAATAAGGTATCAactactacggagtagttaTCACGCTCCCGTCATTGAACTAATCAACCATCTAGAGGGCAGGCTATGTCTAGTGCAGGTGAA AGAACTACCAGGGGGTCATTTCCCACATGGTCCTGCCAAGGATGAACGCGCTAGCAACCGGGGAAAGGATAATGTTATGAAAGGATTATCATCATTGACACCACCGATCTACCCACCACAGTCTGCAGCCTACCAAGGCAACCTTCGTCTGCAACATATTGCTGttctctcttctattttGCATCGCTGTCTTCTTAATAGAGACTATGTTCGTGCTGGAAGGGCTTGGGGCTTAATCCTTCGTGAGGAGTTTCGAGGAAACCCAATTGATGTGCGCGTTGAAGGGAGATGGGGTATTGGGGCTGAAATATTGCTCCGCCGAGATCGCCAGCTTTCTGATATCACCTCAGGGTCTGCGAGGTCTGTCAGAAATGGCCAAAAAACAGAAGCTTCTAAGCTTTGTTTCACAAGAGAAGGGTTCGAAGCTGCCAAGCAATACTATGAGAGACTCATAATCCAGTATCCATTTCGGAAAACTGCTCCAGACTTCACGAGTTCATTGCATTTTTACCCAGCCATGTTCGGACTTTGGGTTTATGTTACGCAAGAGGAGAGCAATGCTGCTCGTCAAGATATATGGAATCGCCAGGAAGTTGCACCAAAGGAAGACCCGGACGATGCAGCATCTGATCCAGAGAGTTCCGATGGCTCAAGCCAAGAAACGCAGAGCCTGGTCGCAGACATCAGGGCAATTGAGCTACACGAAGCCCAGAAGATTGCAGCAAGGATGGATGAAGTTCTTGTCTCTCCCCCATATTCGGATTCTCCCGAGCTATTAGAACTTAGAGGCATGGTTTCCCTTTGGATCGGCGACCTTTTCATGTCCTCCTTGGCCCATCGTGTGGAGGATAATGACGGGTTTGATGACAACGACTTGACCGCGGGAGAAGACTTTCAAAACTCGATTCAAGCCAGACGAGAGCAGAGACTTGCGGATGAGAAGAGACAATCTGAGGTTGAAAAAGCTCAtgatctctttgaaaaaGCGAAGCAGCGTGGAAAAGGGATGACCTCGACACTTGAGGACCTACACATTGACGACAATGCTTTGTTCGACTAA
- a CDS encoding VPS9 domain-containing protein (predicted protein), with protein sequence MSFDPTENGSGKPRLHTARSFPRMDTSETSPFIRSRSKTFQSVATPEHVESDAHPLPLSPAEEDQETGPDLFEKTGTSELGIDDDGQGEEASMLSRGTEEQSEELPIELISLTDRFVNSLSAKVHSSPPTIEKISLLYQDFYVRAESHIATHISALASRINRDPSPHPQPKSKNKRVETSRQMLTASEVTEKRIARKMLASKRVALEEAVERRACESIYDKIWRHKSTLDEVRDEKLRSKTATLLLVGINLNDLGVDVDTASIDEEKQKEADEGLSVARDYLNKMNEAKYPLGKLRHLAAAHKAIVDALTKLLPSSSSADEILPTLIYSLITSPPEGINVISNLQFIQRFRSSNKIDGETAYCLTNLEAAISFLENVELSELRADQVPEGQTKVSSNEPTSAIEKGDPRPPTKDEPASSFTTVTTCAEFSKSAGKESGSNTFPRPQQSATTQQRLNNLFQPPSKVFGAANDAVRNTADQSLKNIGATLDSSFTFLFGRLKELQSSQHAGKDGGNPIVPKTLAEARRLVASPSSTDNNSPDQELKSTREAPNDRPHLRRIGSKAEDTFLGLVGGQRTPRDRSADSVRTQGSSKKTNAASITLRDESASGIPQSSPASSSSLAPTPLESMRNFGNTLNPLNHIPGMIRSFGRATPDGTGVLSTPSPSTKSPPISREMSSSMTTTPSKIDPPIQRFLQTAHASDLTIGDVTTLLEDYKRIAAVLLKQGTNPK encoded by the exons ATGTCTTTCGACCCTACTGAAAATGGCTCTGGAAAGCCTCGATTGCATACGGCTCGCTCGTTTCCCAGGATGGATACTTCGGAGACGAGCCCTTTCATTCGCTCGAGGTCTAAGACCTTTCAGTCAGTGGCAACACCGGAGCATGTCGAGTCTGATGCACATCCCTTACCGTTGTCGCCAGCCGAAGAGGACCAGGAAACGGGCCCTGACCTTTTTGAAAAAACAGGTACCTCAGAGCTAGGcatcgatgatgatggacaagGCGAGGAGGCTTCAATGCTATCGCGGGGTACGGAGGAACAATCAGAGGAGTTGCCAATAGAGTTGATCAGCCTAACTGACCG ATTTGTCAACTCTTTAAGTGCCAAAGTGCACAGCTCACCACCAACGATTGAGAAaatttcccttctttacCAAGATTTTTATGTCCGAGCAGAATCACATATAGCCACACACATATCTGCCCTCGCTTCCCGAATAAACCGTGATCCTTCGCCACATCCTCAGCCGAAATCAAAGAATAAACGCGTCGAAACCAGCCGGCAGATGCTAACAGCATCAGAAGTCACAGAAAAGCGGATTGCCCGGAAAATGCTTGCTTCTAAGCGCGTCGCTTTGGAAGAAGCAGTGGAGCGAAGAGCTTGTGAGAGTATCTACGACAAAATATGGCGGCATAAAAGTACGCTAGATGAAGTTAGAGACGAGAAGTTACGTTCTAAAACAGCCACATTACTTCTAGTCGGAATAAATCTGAATGACCTTGGGGTTGATGTCGACACGGCTTCGATcgatgaagaaaagcagaaggaAGCTGATGAGGGGTTGTCTGTTGCCAGAGACTATCTTAACAAAATGAACGAAGCAAAATACCCATTAGGGAAGCTTCGGCATCTTGCCGCCGCCCACAAAGCGATAGTCGATGCCTTAACCAAGCTACTaccctcttcatcctccgcTGATGAGATTTTACCTACCCTGATCTACTCACTTATCACGTCCCCTCCGGAGGGCATTAACGTCATAAGTAACTTACAGTTCATACAGAGATTCCGTTCGTCAAATAAAATTGATGGCGAAACTGCTTATTGTTTGACTAATCTTGAAGCTGCAATAAGCTTCTTGGAAAACGTTGAACTTTCTGAGCTCCGCGCTGACCAAGTGCCGGAAGGCCAGACGAAAGTTTCTAGCAATGAGCCTACATCAGCCATAGAAAAGGGCGATCCTCGGCCACCTACAAAAGATGAGCCAGCTTCATCTTTTACAACGGTGACGACTTGTGCGGAATTCTCGAAGTCCGCCGGCAAGGAATCCGGGTCTAATACGTTTCCCAGGCCTCAACAGTCCGCAACAACGCAGCAACGTTTAAATAACCTATTCCAACCCCCATCAAAGGTCTTCGGTGCAGCCAACGATGCTGTGCGTAATACCGCAGACCAGAGCCTGAAAAATATAGGTGCAACATTGGACAGCAGtttcacttttcttttcggccGTCTCAAAGAATTGCAGTCTAGCCAACATGCTGGCAAGGATGGAGGTAATCCGATAGTACCAAAAACACTGGCAGAAGCCAGACGCCTGGTTGCGTCCCCATCTTCTACAGATAATAACTCCCCCGACCAAGAACTCAAGTCAACGAGGGAGGCTCCCAACGACCGGCCTCACCTCAGACGTATCGGCTCGAAGGCAGAAGATACCTTCTTAGGACTGGTTGGTGGGCAGAGGACGCCGCGCGACCGAAGTGCAGACAGCGTCAGAACGCAAGGAAGCTCCAAGAAGACTAACGCTGCTTCGATCACCTTGAGAGATGAATCGGCATCCGGTATACCCCAGAGCTCCCCTGCGAGCTCGTCTTCTCTGGCCCCTACACCTCTGGAATCGATGCGGAACTTTGGGAATACACTCAACCCTCTTAATCATATTCCTGGCATGATCAGGAGCTTTGGTCGTGCTACTCCAGACGGCACGGGGGTCCTTTCCACTCCCTCTCCTTCTACAAAGAGCCCTCCTATCTCGAGAGAAATGTCCTCAAGCATGACAACTACTCCGTCTAAGATCGATCCCCCGATTCAGCGTTTCCTTCAGACAGCACACGCCAGCGATCTCACGATTGGAGACGTAACCACCCTACTTGAAGATTATAAAAGGATTGCCGCAGTCTTGTTAAAGCAAGGCACCAATCCAAAATGA
- a CDS encoding uncharacterized protein (predicted protein) yields the protein MFARQCSRLVSSRTAVPLSSYLSRVRPYSSASGYEHILTSSPKPGVGLITLNRPKALNALSSPLFKEINDALSKYDEDKDIGAIIITGSEKAFAGIVTIWS from the exons ATGTTCGCCCGACAGTGCTCACGATTGGTGTCTTCCCGGACTGCCGTCCCCTTGTCTTCGTATCTTTCCCGTGTTAGGCCGTATTCCTCGGCATCAGGATATGAGCACATCCTGACCTCCAGCCCCAAGCCTGGTGTCGGGCTGA TCACATTGAACCGCCCTAAAGCCCTTAATGCCCTTTCAAGCCCCCTcttcaaagagatcaacGATGCCCTTTCCAAATACGATGAGGACAAGGATATTGGCGCCATCATAATCACAGGGAGTGAGAAGGCTTTCGCTGGTATAGTAACTATCTGGTCCTAG
- the fgaCat gene encoding catalase easC (catalase), with product MGKDDEPRTYRYNEKPVYTNSNGCPVFDPQAAQRVGRNGPLLLQDFHLIDLLAHFDRERIPERVVHAKGAGAYGEFEVTDDISDITVIDMLKTVGKKTKCFTRFSTVGGEKGSPDSARDPRGFAIKFYTDEGNWDWVFNNTPVFFLRDPAKFPIFIHTQKRNPQTNLKDATMFWDYLSTHHESVHQVMHLFSDRGTPYSYRHMNGYSGHTYKWIKPDGTFNYVQIHLKTDQGNKTMNNEEAGRLASENPDWHTQDLFNAIERGENPSWTVYVQTLSPEQAEKFRWNVFDLTKVWPQAEVPLRRFGKFTLNKNPQNYFAEVEQAAFSPSHMVPGVEASADPVLQSRLFSYPDTHRHRLGGNYEQIPVNCPMRAFAPWQRDGYMNVHGNYGANPNYPSTFRPYEYKPVKASQEHEKWSGSVVTEQLPVTSEDYVQANGLWQVLGRQPGQQDALVHNISVHLCNAHERVRKATYEMFTRVNKDLGARLEKATEKNATHAKSARLDPMPHGSTGFHHS from the exons ATGGGTAAAGACGACGAACCTA GAACCTACCGCTACAACGAGAAGCCGGTTTACACCAACTCCAATGGCTGTCCGGTCTTCGACCCTCAGGCCGCGCAGCGCGTTGGCCGTAACGGCCCTCTGCTACTTCAGGACTTCCACCTGATTGACCTTCTGGCACACTTTGACCGAGAGAGAATTCCAGAGCGTGTCGTTCATGCCAAGGGTGCTGGCGCCTATGGCGAGTTCGAGGTCACTGATGACATCAGCGACATCACTGTCATCGACATGCTCAAGACCGTtggcaagaagaccaagtGTTTCACCCGTTTCTCGACCGTCGGTGGCGAGAAGGGTTCTCCCGACAGCGCTCGTGATCCCCGTGGTTTCGCCATCAAGTTCTACACTGATGAGGGTAACTGGGACTGGGTGTTCAACAACACTCccgttttctttcttcgtgACCCTGCCAAGttccccatcttcatccacaccCAGAAGCGTAACCCCCAGACCAACTTGAAGGATGCCACCATGTTCTGGGACTACCTCTCCACTCACCACGAGTCCGTTCACCAGGTCATGCATCTCTTCAGCGATCGCGGTACCCCCTACTCTTACCGTCACATGAACGGCTACTCTGGCCACACCTACAAGTGGATCAAGCCGGACGGCACCTTCAACTACGTCCAGATCCACCTGAAGACCGATCAGGGCAACAAGACCATGAACAACGAGGAGGCCGGTCGTTTGGCCTCTGAGAACCCCGACTGGCACACCCAGGACCTGTTCAACGCCATCGAGCGCGGCGAAAACCCCTCCTGGACCGTCTACGTTCAGACCCTGAGCCCTGAGCAGGCTGAGAAGTTCCGCTGGAACGTCTTCGATCTCACCAAGGTCTGGCCCCAGGCCGAGGTGCCCCTGCGTCGTTTCGGCAAGTTCACCCTCAACAAGAACCCCCAGAACTACTTCGCCGAGGTCGAGCAGGCGgctttctctccttcgcACATGGTCCCTGGTGTCGAGGCCTCCGCCGATCCCGTGCTGCAGTCCCGTCTCTTCTCCTACCCCGACACCCACCGCCACCGTCTTGGCGGCAACTACGAACAGATCCCCGTCAACTGTCCCATGCGGGCCTTCGCCCCCTGGCAGCGTGACGGCTACATGAACGTGCACGGCAACTACGGCGCCAACCCCAACTACCCATCCACCTTCCGTCCCTACGAGTACAAGCCCGTCAAGGCTAGCCAGGAGCACGAGAAGTGGTCTGGCTCCGTCGTTACCGAGCAGCTCCCCGTCACATCGGAAGACTACGTCCAGGCCAACGGTCTCTGGCAGGTCCTGGGCCGCCAGCCCGGCCAGCAGGACGCCCTCGTCCACAACATCTCCGTCCACCTGTGTAACGCTCACGAGCGCGTCCGCAAGGCCACCTACGAGATGTTCACCCGTGTCAACAAGGACCTCGGTGCCCGCCTCGAGAAGGCTACCGAGAAGAACGCCACTCACGCCAAGTCTGCTCGTTT AGATCCAATGCCGCACGGTAGTACCGGTTTTCATCATTCATAG
- a CDS encoding putative MFS alpha-glucoside transporter (predicted transporter (major facilitator superfamily)) produces MASFKPQDAIDPADEHLPESRDGRQDSTASAAKIVHNAKAATDKEQQMTLLQGIKLYPKAVAWSVFISTCIVMEGYDISLVNNFYAFDQFNKKYGELTADGTYEVPARWQAGLSNGAYVGEIIGLFINGWASERFGYRPTMIACLILITAWTAIFFTAPNVQALLAAEILAGIPWGVFQTLSVTYASEVCPVALRGYLTTYVNFCWGLGQLIGIGVIMGMIDRTDEWAYRIPYGLQWMWPGPLLVGIFLAPESPWWLVRKGKTQEAKRALQRLTSAKRDTDFDPDETISMMVHTTALEAKITRGASYFDCFRGTDLRRTEIVCMVWAIQNLSGNSFSNYSTYFLKQAGLATNKSYAFAMGQYGINMVGVFGAWFLMTLGIGRRTLYLYGLCGLCVMLLVMGFLGLVPDSHRDQSALATGAMMLVWALFYQCTVGTVAYSLVAELSTRRLQIKTVVLGRNLYNIVAIVCGVLTPYMLNPEAWNWSNFAGFFWGGICFLCVIYTYFRVPEPMGRSFAELDLLFERGVSARKFASTQVDVFDETIEDHVVKNYQTQKSATTDVAQLEKQAGSS; encoded by the exons ATGGCTTCCTTCAAGCCTCAGGATGCCATTGACCCGGCAGACGAACACTTGCCAGAGTCTCGCGACGGTCGCCAGGACTCCACGGCATCCGCGGCTAAGATCGTTCATAATGCAAAAGCCGCGACGGATAAGGAGCAGCAGATGACCCTGTTGCAAGGCATCAAACTTTACCCGAAAGCCGTCGCATGGAGTGTTTTCATCTCTACTTGTATAGTCATGGAAGGTTACGACATCAGTCTGGTCAACAATTTCTACGCTTTTGATCAATTCAACAAGAAATACGGCGAGCTAACGGCTGATGGGACATATGAAGTACCGGCTCGG TGGCAAGCAGGTCTGAGCAACGGTGCGTATGTTGGAGAAATTATTGGGCTTTTCATCAATGGATGGGCTTCGGAACGGTTCGGATACCGGCCTACTATGATCGCATGCCTCATCTTGATCACAGCGTGGACTGCCATCTTTTTCACCGCACCCAATGTTCAAGCATTACTCGCTGCCGAGATCCTCGCCGGTATCCCCTGGGGTGTCTTCCAAACACTCTCGGTCACATATGCATCAGAGGTTTGTCCGGTCGCTTTGCGGGGATACCTAACAACCTATGTCAACTTTTGCTGGGGTCTAGGTCAGCTGATTGGTATCGGTGTGATCATGGGAATGATTGACCGGACTGATGAGTGGGCATATCGGATCCCGTACGGCCTACAATGGATGTGGCCGGGACCCCTGCTCGTTGGGATCTTCCTGGCACCTGAGTCGCCGTGGTGGCTTGTAAGGAAAGGCAAAACGCAGGAAGCCAAACGAGCTCTTCAACGGTTAACTAGCGCGAAGCGAGACACCGACTTTGATCCAGACGAAACCATTTCCATGATGGTTCATACCACGGCACTCGAAGCCAAAATTACGCGAGGTGCTAGCTATTTCGACTGCTTCAGGGGCACCGATCTACGGCGAACGGAGATCGTTTGCATGGTATGGGCTATCCAGAACCTAAGCGGTaactccttctccaactatTCCACATACTTCTTGAAGCAGGCAGGCTTAGCCACCAATAAATCCTATGCTTTTGCCATGGGGCAATACGGTATCAATATGGTGGGCGTTTTCGGGGCATGGTTTCTCATGACCCTGGGAATCGGTCGCAGAACCCTCTACCTGTACGGACTTTGCGGTCTCTGTGTCATGCTACTTGTCATGGGCTTCCTCGGCCTGGTTCCAGATTCACACCGGGACCAATCAGCTCTCGCGACAGGCGCTATGATGCTTGTCTGGGCTTTGTTCTACCAATGCACTGTTGGAACAGTCGCATACTCCCTGGTCGCTGAACTTTCTACCCGCCGACTGCAAATCAAAACGGTGGTCCTTGGCCGCAATCTATATAACATTGTCGCTATTGTGTGCGGTGTCCTGACCCCATATATGCTCAACCCAGAGGCCTGGAACTGGAGTAATTTCGCGGGTTTCTTCTGGGGTGGAATCTGCTTCCTGTGTGTCATTTACACCTACTTCCGCGTCCCCGAGCCCATGGGCCGTTCCTTTGCTGAACTGGACCTTCTCTTTGAACGAGGTGTTAGCGCACGCAAGTTCGCTAGCACTCAAGTGGATGTCTTCGATGAAACCATTGAAGACCACGTGGTGAAAAACTATCAAACACAGAAGTCGGCCACAACTGACGTGGCCCAGTTGGAGAAGCAAGCCGGGTCGTCATga
- a CDS encoding uncharacterized protein (predicted protein), producing the protein MGVGDYVHSKEAGQPRPPKLDIPNQSRQQIAEQARVEVPTPKLNAPTQLPVNRPTQFEHYGGLPAPGGSHAPNDNGAKKDMFDTDVEGVDDSTIAATSVVGVEDLPYRFSPGPNARQQGAAANSLHQFQQTRRPFDFQWYDNFGDKAMKTAGFDSDEIDNESQLTSVVGDDEASDGTNESVVPIRKRLNDEPLSKRLQNFWNAGRKTYQQPENQAHMESSKIPTFTRSIQDAKRTSHVLPATAPRKVTLPPNTSTTPRTRFSPPKPTLLEQLDLTPTRRTPGPRPQQSQRITSIETSDSVENVGLGFFSNSYGRRGSMQSITAFDVTNIDALNDDDDPINDPFSRRLSVQRINPDQHNPKKRHIEPDYPPDILYQKSFAELQAEPFDHIPAAAPSPNATQETQPDPEDRIPYLMNLSDADRRTYFSNLSMDEWEDCGDQLIDQFTQMLTKMKDLRHARRKTAAVFEAEIKRRHESVEEQSSDLSRKLEGMRSGGAEVLRGRTP; encoded by the coding sequence ATGGGTGTCGGAGATTATGTACATTCAAAAGAAGCTGGTCAACCCAGACCACCCAAACTTGATATACCCAATCAATCACGGCAGCAGATAGCCGAACAGGCGAGGGTCGAAGTTCCGACACCAAAATTGAATGCGCCTACACAACTGCCAGTCAATAGACCAACACAGTTTGAGCACTACGGCGGCCTACCTGCTCCCGGGGGGTCACATGCACCAAATGACAATGGCGCGAAGAAGGACATGTTTGACACAGACGTGGAAGGTGTTGATGACTCGACCATTGCAGCGACGAgtgttgttggtgttgaggatcTTCCATACCGATTCTCTCCTGGCCCGAATGCTCGACAGCAAGGTGCTGCTGCGAACTCTCTACATCAGTTCCAGCAAACACGCCGCCCTTTTGACTTTCAGTGGTATGACAATTTCGGAGACAAAGCCATGAAAACAGCTGGATTCGACTCGGATGAAATCGACAATGAAAGTCAGCTAACATCAGTGGTGGGTGATGACGAGGCCTCCGATGGAACCAACGAATCGGTGGTTCCTATCAGGAAACGCCTCAATGATGAGCCTCTGAGCAAACGTCTGCAGAACTTCTGGAATGCTGGCCGAAAGACGTACCAACAGCCAGAAAATCAGGCTCATATGGAATCGTCGAAGATTCCGACTTTCACCCGGTCAATACAGGATGCCAAACGGACTAGTCACGTCCTACCTGCCACTGCACCTAGGAAGGTTACACTCCCTCCTAATACGAGTACAACCCCGAGGACAAGATTTAGCCCACCAAAGCCTACTCTTCTGGAACAATTAGATTTGACCCCTACACGTCGTACCCCTGGTCCTCGGCCGCAGCAATCTCAGAGGATCACGAGCATTGAAACTTCAGACTCCGTGGAAAATGTAGGTCTCGGGTTCTTTTCAAACAGCTACGGCAGACGTGGTAGCATGCAGTCAATAACCGCTTTTGACGTGACGAATATCGATGCTCTtaatgacgatgatgacccCATCAACGATCCCTTCTCCAGACGTCTTTCAGTCCAGCGTATTAATCCGGATCAGCACAATCCGAAAAAGCGTCATATCGAACCAGACTATCCGCCAGATATACTCTATCAGAAATCATTCGCTGAGCTCCAGGCGGAACCTTTTGACCACATTCCAGCAGCCGCTCCATCACCGAACGCAACCCAGGAAACACAACCTGATCCAGAAGACAGAATTCCGTACCTCATGAATCTTTCCGACGCCGACCGCCGCACCTATTTCTCCAATCTATCTATGGACGAATGGGAGGACTGTGGTGATCAATTAATAGATCAATTCACTCAGATGCTCACCAAAATGAAGGACCTACGTCATGCTCGACGAAAAACGGCCGCTGTGTTCGAAGCCGAGATCAAGAGAAGACACGAGAGTGTTGAGGAACAGTCTTCTGATCTTTCTAGAAAGCTAGAAGGAATGAGGTCGGGTGGTGCTGAGGTACTACGTGGTCGTACTCCGTGA
- the echA gene encoding enoyl-CoA hydratase echA (enoyl-CoA hydratase/carnithine racemase), producing the protein MAPLTFSAAYSNNFIAPWSHLANNIRKPVIAAVSGYALGGGCELALMCDIIYCTSNATFGQPEIKLGVIPGAGGSQRLTRAVGKSKAMELILTGKNFSGKEAGEWGVAAKVVEGGKDELLEEALKTAETIAGYSRVAVVAGKEVVNKSQELSLREGVEYERRLFHALFGSKDQKIGMTAFAEKKKPEWSNE; encoded by the exons atggcgcccttgaccttctccgcTGCCTACAGCAACAACTTCATCGCCCCTTGGTCCCACCTTGCCAACAATATCCGTAAACCCGTTATTGCCGCAGTGTCTGGCTATGcccttggtggtggttgcgaGCTCGCCCTCATGTGCGACATCATCTACTGTACCTCGAATGCCACCTTCGGCCAACCGGAAATCAAACTAGGTGTTATTCCCGGCGCTGGCGGGTCGCAGCGCCTGACTCGTGCGGTAGGAAAGAGCAAGGCTATGGAGCTGATCCTGACTGGAAAGAATTTCAGCGGCAAGGAAGCAGGAGAATGGGGCGTTGCTGCGAAGGTCGTCGAAGGAGGCAAGGATGAGTTGCTCGAGGAGGCCCTCAAGACTGCCGAGACGATTGCAGGATATAGTCGTGTTGCCGTCGTTGCTGGCAAGGAGGTGGTGAACAAGAGTCAGGAACTCTCGTTGAGAGAGGGCGTCGAGTATGAGAGACGGTTGTTCCATGCACTTTTTGGTAGTAAAGACCAGAAGATTG GCATGACGGCTTTtgccgagaagaagaagcctgaGTGGTCGAATGAGTAA